In Corynebacterium ulcerans, one genomic interval encodes:
- a CDS encoding thymidine phosphorylase yields the protein MAEKFDAVDVIRTKRDKGKLSKGQIDWIIDAYTRGVVGDDQMAALNMAIFLNGMDREEIVQWTQAMIDSGETMSFASLSRPTTDKHSTGGVGDKITLPLAPLVASYGVAVPQLSGRGLGHTGGTLDKLEAIPGWEADIDNARMMKILEDPGCVVCAAGAGLAPADKKIYALRDITATVDCIPLIASSIMSKKIAEGTANLVLDVKVGSGAFMKELDQARELARTMVDLGRDAGTNMVALLTDMSVPLGRTIGNALEVRESIEVLAGGGPSDVIELTCALATEMLELAGVHDPDVHEALADGRAMDSWKKMIRAQGGDPDAALPTARHTHEITADRDGYLTEMDALALGVASWRLGAGRARKEDPVQLGAGIEIHAGLGEKVTKGQKLFTLHTDDEDRFDRALESLEPGVKIGDEAPAPRTSVILDRIS from the coding sequence GTGGCCGAGAAGTTCGACGCCGTAGACGTCATCCGCACAAAGCGGGATAAAGGAAAGCTGAGCAAGGGGCAAATCGACTGGATCATCGATGCCTACACTCGCGGTGTCGTCGGCGACGACCAAATGGCCGCCCTCAACATGGCAATCTTCCTCAATGGCATGGATCGAGAAGAAATCGTCCAGTGGACCCAGGCCATGATCGACTCCGGCGAGACCATGAGCTTTGCCAGCCTCTCCCGCCCCACCACAGACAAGCACTCCACCGGCGGCGTTGGCGATAAAATCACCCTCCCTCTCGCACCGCTCGTTGCCAGCTATGGCGTTGCCGTGCCACAGCTCTCCGGAAGAGGACTAGGGCACACCGGCGGAACCCTGGACAAACTAGAAGCCATCCCCGGCTGGGAAGCCGACATAGATAACGCCCGCATGATGAAGATCCTGGAAGACCCAGGCTGCGTAGTATGCGCCGCGGGAGCCGGACTGGCACCAGCAGACAAGAAGATCTATGCGCTGCGCGACATCACCGCTACCGTCGACTGCATCCCTTTGATCGCCAGCTCCATCATGAGTAAAAAGATCGCCGAAGGAACCGCGAACCTGGTCCTCGACGTCAAGGTCGGCTCTGGCGCCTTTATGAAGGAGCTTGATCAGGCACGCGAGCTTGCCCGCACCATGGTTGACCTTGGCCGCGACGCCGGAACCAACATGGTCGCACTCCTCACAGACATGTCCGTACCTCTAGGTCGCACCATCGGCAACGCCCTGGAAGTTCGCGAGTCCATAGAAGTACTCGCAGGTGGCGGGCCTTCCGACGTCATAGAGCTCACCTGCGCTCTTGCAACAGAAATGCTTGAACTCGCCGGCGTCCACGATCCTGACGTGCATGAAGCGCTTGCCGACGGCCGCGCAATGGATTCCTGGAAGAAGATGATCCGTGCACAGGGCGGCGACCCCGACGCTGCACTCCCCACCGCACGCCACACCCACGAGATCACTGCCGACCGCGACGGCTACCTCACAGAAATGGATGCCCTCGCACTAGGCGTAGCCAGCTGGCGACTTGGCGCAGGACGTGCCCGCAAGGAAGACCCAGTCCAGCTTGGCGCTGGCATCGAGATTCATGCAGGACTCGGCGAGAAGGTAACAAAAGGCCAGAAGCTCTTCACCCTCCACACCGACGATGAAGACCGTTTTGACCGCGCCCTAGAGTCTCTCGAACCCGGCGTAAAGATTGGCGACGAGGCCCCGGCCCCACGCACTTCGGTCATCCTCGACCGCATCAGCTAG
- the msrA gene encoding peptide-methionine (S)-S-oxide reductase MsrA, with amino-acid sequence MGWLFGSAPKMVADNEALKGGSQPVLSRPRPHAVLRTPITGPWKEGQEVVYVGIGCYWGAEKMFWETPGVESTSVGFAGGITPNPTYREVCSGRTNHTEIVEIVYDPAVVSFDELVVKAMEAHDPTQGYRQGNDVGTQYRSAIYTAGPNAVAQAARAREIAEHYARKLADAGLGRITTEILPLADTPAGTYYRAEDEHQQYLYKNPAGYCPHHSTGVACGIPQA; translated from the coding sequence ATGGGTTGGTTGTTTGGTTCCGCACCGAAGATGGTTGCTGATAACGAGGCTCTCAAGGGTGGATCGCAGCCTGTGCTGTCGCGTCCGCGCCCACATGCGGTATTACGCACCCCCATCACTGGCCCATGGAAAGAGGGGCAAGAAGTAGTTTATGTGGGCATTGGCTGCTACTGGGGCGCGGAGAAAATGTTCTGGGAGACCCCAGGGGTTGAGTCCACGTCTGTAGGCTTTGCCGGCGGCATTACCCCGAATCCCACCTATCGCGAGGTGTGTAGCGGGCGCACCAACCACACCGAGATTGTGGAAATTGTTTATGATCCGGCCGTGGTGAGCTTTGACGAGCTTGTGGTTAAGGCAATGGAGGCCCACGATCCTACGCAGGGTTATCGCCAGGGGAATGACGTGGGAACGCAGTATCGTTCTGCCATCTATACGGCCGGGCCCAACGCTGTCGCGCAGGCCGCGCGCGCCCGGGAGATCGCAGAACACTACGCCCGCAAGCTTGCCGACGCCGGCCTCGGACGTATCACCACAGAGATCCTCCCACTTGCGGACACTCCTGCCGGCACATATTACAGGGCTGAGGATGAGCATCAGCAGTACCTATACAAAAACCCGGCAGGTTATTGTCCGCATCATTCCACGGGTGTTGCCTGTGGGATTCCGCAGGCATAA
- a CDS encoding cytidine deaminase — MTSGATITGQPARAASGASTTWTDDELLAEARIAAQRSYSPYSHFPVGAALLLDDGRLIHGCNFENASYGLTICAERNGIGGAIVGGEPRSGDELPFRIEAVAIVGKSGEPCWPCGACRQVLREFNCQRVIVEDGDTSLSVDFATILPHSFGPESL; from the coding sequence ATGACCTCCGGGGCTACAATCACTGGTCAGCCCGCCCGCGCGGCCTCGGGAGCCAGTACAACGTGGACCGACGACGAGCTCCTTGCGGAAGCTCGAATTGCTGCCCAACGTTCCTACTCGCCATACTCGCATTTCCCGGTCGGCGCGGCACTTTTGCTTGACGACGGACGCCTCATCCACGGATGCAATTTTGAAAACGCATCCTACGGTTTAACCATTTGTGCTGAGCGTAACGGAATTGGCGGCGCAATTGTAGGGGGAGAGCCACGCTCGGGCGATGAGCTTCCATTCCGCATCGAGGCGGTGGCCATCGTCGGTAAATCCGGGGAACCATGTTGGCCCTGTGGAGCGTGCCGTCAGGTTCTCCGCGAATTCAATTGTCAACGCGTCATCGTGGAAGACGGTGACACTTCCCTCAGCGTTGACTTTGCCACAATTCTTCCGCATTCCTTCGGCCCAGAATCTCTATAA
- a CDS encoding L-lactate dehydrogenase, producing the protein MKNIVGNKVVLIGAGDVGVAYAYALVNQGTVDHLAIIDIDEKKLEGNVMDLNHGVVWASSRTRVTKGTYADCEDAAMVVICAGAAQKPGETRLQLVDKNMKIMKSIVDEIMANNFDGILLVASNPVDILAYAAWKYSGLDWRRVIGSGTVLDSARFRYMLGERYEVAPSSIHAYIIGEHGDTELPVLSSATVAGVSMRRQLEKNPGLDAELEKIFEETRDAAYAIIDAKGSTSYGIGMGLARITRAVIHNQEVALPVSALLQGEYGQEDIYIGTPAVINRGGINRVVELELTDHEMERFTHSADTLRGIQEQFFPA; encoded by the coding sequence ATGAAGAACATCGTCGGAAACAAGGTCGTTCTCATTGGAGCGGGCGACGTGGGAGTCGCCTACGCATACGCACTGGTCAACCAGGGTACGGTAGATCACCTCGCCATCATCGATATTGATGAGAAGAAGCTCGAAGGTAACGTCATGGACCTCAACCATGGCGTTGTGTGGGCTTCCTCCCGCACCAGGGTTACCAAGGGCACCTATGCGGACTGTGAAGATGCTGCCATGGTTGTGATCTGCGCGGGAGCTGCACAAAAGCCCGGTGAGACCCGCTTGCAGCTGGTGGACAAGAATATGAAGATCATGAAGTCCATCGTCGACGAGATCATGGCCAATAACTTCGATGGCATCCTTCTTGTGGCTTCTAATCCTGTGGATATCCTGGCTTACGCTGCATGGAAGTACTCGGGGCTGGATTGGCGTCGCGTGATCGGCTCGGGCACGGTCCTCGACTCCGCGCGCTTCCGCTACATGCTTGGTGAGCGCTATGAAGTCGCGCCCAGCTCGATCCACGCGTATATCATCGGCGAGCATGGCGATACAGAGCTTCCGGTTCTTTCTTCGGCCACCGTTGCGGGTGTGTCCATGCGCCGTCAGCTGGAGAAAAACCCAGGTCTAGACGCCGAGCTAGAGAAGATCTTCGAGGAAACCCGCGATGCCGCTTACGCCATTATCGACGCCAAAGGTTCCACCTCTTATGGCATTGGCATGGGGCTCGCCCGTATTACGCGCGCAGTAATTCATAATCAGGAGGTTGCGTTGCCGGTGTCGGCTCTCCTGCAGGGCGAATACGGGCAAGAGGACATCTATATTGGCACACCAGCTGTGATTAACCGTGGTGGAATTAACCGAGTGGTTGAGCTTGAGCTCACTGACCACGAGATGGAGCGCTTCACGCACTCCGCAGACACCTTGCGTGGCATTCAGGAGCAGTTCTTCCCGGCTTAG